In Opitutaceae bacterium TAV5, one genomic interval encodes:
- a CDS encoding GntR family transcriptional regulator, protein MPDSPATVFTAASLPVTSAIAADAAARKAIRGQVVVERVESPTFQISARVRQMIRDAQLLPGMKLPTNRALAIELGVDPSAVQRALAQLVKEGLLIRTRRVGTFVAEPPKSLKRLAYYYRANPDPALPGFARTFLAEVTLVGHARGFAVDVFLDTRKPDVSSVAPLPELQRQARARQIQGVVTSTVSAEETKWFLGLPVPYAMIGKSKLPHTFNWDRGQFVELAVKQLAARGCRKIGVICSRVMHEDPEGDDYQLGMYRAAHRTLADLGLAENPNWLAGIPRAKDTGSINGDLEHAALGFELFNRIWNQPEKPDGLFIYPDSLATGALIAAGRHGCRVGEDLHLVVHRNAEMPFFCPDPVDWLVVRASDAAAALVGHIRDQLAGRTTLNRTLRAHIEPHA, encoded by the coding sequence ATGCCTGACTCTCCCGCAACCGTTTTCACCGCAGCATCGCTCCCCGTCACCTCCGCCATCGCCGCCGATGCCGCAGCCCGCAAAGCCATCCGGGGGCAGGTCGTGGTGGAGCGCGTGGAGTCTCCCACCTTCCAGATTTCTGCGCGTGTGCGGCAGATGATCCGCGACGCGCAGTTGCTGCCGGGCATGAAGCTTCCCACCAACCGCGCGCTGGCGATCGAGTTGGGAGTCGATCCCTCCGCCGTGCAGCGGGCGCTGGCGCAACTCGTGAAGGAGGGGCTCCTGATTCGCACGCGGCGGGTGGGAACGTTTGTTGCCGAACCGCCGAAAAGCCTCAAGCGCCTCGCCTACTACTACCGCGCCAATCCCGACCCGGCTCTGCCCGGATTTGCCCGGACTTTCCTTGCGGAAGTCACCCTCGTCGGCCACGCACGCGGCTTCGCCGTCGATGTGTTTCTGGATACGCGCAAGCCGGATGTCTCCTCTGTCGCCCCCCTTCCCGAGTTGCAACGCCAGGCGCGCGCCCGGCAGATTCAGGGTGTCGTCACCAGCACGGTTTCGGCCGAGGAAACGAAGTGGTTCCTTGGACTGCCTGTTCCCTACGCGATGATCGGAAAGAGCAAATTGCCGCACACGTTTAACTGGGATCGCGGGCAATTCGTGGAACTCGCCGTGAAACAACTTGCCGCACGCGGCTGCCGCAAAATCGGGGTGATCTGCTCTCGGGTCATGCATGAAGATCCCGAGGGTGACGACTATCAACTGGGCATGTATCGCGCCGCACACAGGACGCTCGCAGACCTGGGCCTGGCCGAAAATCCGAACTGGCTGGCCGGCATCCCGCGGGCGAAGGACACCGGTAGCATTAACGGGGACCTGGAGCACGCTGCGTTGGGTTTTGAACTTTTTAACCGCATCTGGAACCAGCCCGAAAAACCGGACGGCCTTTTCATCTATCCTGACTCCCTGGCAACCGGCGCACTCATCGCCGCCGGCAGGCACGGCTGCCGCGTCGGCGAGGACCTGCACCTCGTCGTGCATCGCAATGCCGAGATGCCCTTCTTCTGTCCCGACCCGGTGGACTGGCTCGTGGTCCGCGCCTCCGATGCTGCCGCTGCGCTCGTCGGGCACATCCGCGATCAACTCGCCGGTCGCACAACCCTGAACCGCACGCTGCGAGCTCATATCGAGCCGCACGCCTGA
- a CDS encoding AraC family transcriptional regulator gives MRDRKGFEETRERALLSLGACIFQDPQLLVQAHWHRLKDAILVPSHAHSGVLQLDLNIGMTGVVVIDGEKIPVQGVTAAAFYPGQEHAIELTPAAPYAEIFSIKIRVSPQWEAVRARVFQSFLKLTFADHHLVKTLRQLNRIGTVESSRRSLVCATLADALCHWPGAPGAAGHGFRSESAVETGTGMQSALHLIDEHLSTPPSLQELASAAHMSARNFTRHFRQLFGCAPHAYITARRLACAREFLAHRAHNITEIADQLGFPSIHAFSRWFQRSEGTSPSVYREKHFLL, from the coding sequence TTGAGAGACCGGAAGGGTTTTGAGGAAACGCGCGAACGCGCCCTTTTGTCCCTGGGCGCATGCATCTTTCAGGATCCTCAACTTCTGGTCCAGGCGCACTGGCATCGCCTGAAGGATGCAATCCTGGTGCCCTCCCATGCCCATTCCGGCGTGCTGCAACTGGATTTGAATATCGGGATGACCGGCGTGGTCGTGATCGACGGGGAAAAAATCCCGGTCCAGGGTGTGACGGCGGCGGCGTTTTATCCCGGGCAGGAACACGCCATCGAGCTGACGCCCGCCGCGCCTTATGCCGAGATTTTCAGCATCAAGATTCGTGTGTCGCCACAATGGGAGGCTGTGCGGGCGCGCGTTTTTCAGTCGTTTCTCAAACTGACCTTCGCCGATCATCATCTGGTAAAAACGCTGCGCCAACTGAACCGGATCGGAACGGTGGAGAGTTCGCGGCGGTCGCTCGTATGCGCCACGCTGGCAGACGCGCTTTGCCACTGGCCGGGCGCGCCGGGTGCCGCGGGACACGGTTTCCGGAGCGAATCGGCGGTGGAAACAGGGACCGGGATGCAGAGCGCGCTACACCTCATTGACGAACACTTGTCGACCCCGCCGTCATTGCAGGAACTGGCGTCCGCAGCGCACATGTCGGCCCGTAATTTCACACGGCATTTCAGGCAATTGTTCGGTTGCGCACCCCATGCCTACATCACGGCGCGGCGGCTGGCCTGTGCGCGGGAGTTTCTCGCGCACAGGGCGCATAACATCACCGAAATCGCGGATCAACTCGGGTTCCCCTCCATCCATGCCTTTTCCCGCTGGTTCCAACGGAGCGAAGGCACAAGCCCGAGCGTATATCGGGAAAAACACTTCCTCTTGTAG
- a CDS encoding dehydrogenase has product MKPKTFASGKPLRIAMIGAGQLATAMHYPSLVSMPDVEIAAMCDMNPERLKLVGDQFGVARRHTNYRDMLEEITPDAVYVVGPPHHMYDIWTDCLKRGLNLFIEKPLGLTLHQAQNLAHLAGKHGCITQVGFQRRIAPIAVKLYDECRKRGPIVHAVCRFYKCASDPFSGAVDHMMDDGVHSIDTLRWLCGGEIIRIQSVTRRVGTPDINFISALIEFDTGATGLLVNSWTSGRRIFDIEIHAPGICAELQHEGKGRLHADGDTTGVEFDTREVSGSDQIHVYGGFHAKSREFLDAMRAGRLPSSHFGDALKTMTAAVEILSQSHAAESGRHPSS; this is encoded by the coding sequence ATGAAACCGAAAACTTTTGCATCCGGAAAACCACTTCGCATTGCCATGATTGGCGCCGGGCAACTGGCGACGGCCATGCATTATCCGTCGCTCGTGTCGATGCCCGATGTCGAGATTGCCGCAATGTGCGACATGAATCCTGAACGCCTGAAACTCGTCGGCGACCAGTTCGGCGTGGCCCGGCGCCACACCAACTACCGGGACATGCTGGAAGAGATAACGCCCGATGCCGTCTATGTGGTCGGCCCGCCACATCACATGTATGACATCTGGACCGACTGCCTCAAACGCGGCCTCAACCTGTTCATCGAAAAACCACTGGGACTCACTCTCCACCAAGCCCAAAACCTGGCACATCTGGCGGGAAAACACGGCTGCATCACACAGGTCGGTTTCCAGCGGCGGATCGCGCCCATCGCGGTGAAGCTCTACGATGAATGCCGCAAGCGTGGTCCGATCGTGCACGCGGTGTGCCGATTTTACAAATGCGCCTCCGATCCGTTTTCCGGCGCCGTGGATCACATGATGGATGACGGCGTGCACTCGATCGACACCCTGCGCTGGCTTTGCGGCGGCGAGATCATCCGCATCCAGAGTGTCACCAGGCGCGTCGGCACGCCTGACATCAATTTCATCTCGGCATTGATCGAATTTGACACCGGCGCCACCGGATTGCTGGTCAACAGCTGGACCAGCGGGCGGCGTATTTTCGACATCGAAATCCACGCGCCCGGCATCTGCGCCGAACTCCAGCATGAGGGCAAGGGACGCCTCCACGCCGATGGCGACACGACCGGCGTGGAGTTCGACACCCGCGAGGTCAGCGGCTCGGACCAGATTCATGTTTACGGCGGCTTCCACGCCAAGAGCCGGGAGTTCCTCGATGCGATGCGCGCGGGCAGGCTGCCTTCGTCGCACTTTGGCGATGCGCTGAAAACCATGACCGCCGCCGTCGAAATCCTTTCACAATCCCACGCCGCCGAGAGCGGACGCCACCCGTCTTCATGA
- a CDS encoding sugar phosphate isomerase, which translates to MPLAQLAGKIKRLGFDGIELPVRPGFPVRPDNVLATLPEAVRIFSGEGLKIHSLAAEPTEPVFQAAAAASVPLIRICVPVPAGKNYLDAEADAKREFSMLAPLLAKHGVTIGVQNHCDRWVSHSMGLLRLIEDFSPEHFAAVWDAAHNALNGEDPDLGLDIVWSRLRMVNLKNAYRKRISPPEAEVAAWKIYWTSGRQGAASWPRVARELAIRGYQGPVCLTAEYSDESAVDRLIAEDIRFAREVFAEKYAEATSNQKPR; encoded by the coding sequence ATGCCCCTCGCCCAGCTTGCCGGAAAAATCAAACGACTCGGTTTTGACGGCATCGAACTTCCGGTCCGGCCCGGGTTTCCGGTGCGACCTGACAATGTGCTGGCGACGCTGCCGGAGGCCGTCCGCATTTTTTCCGGAGAAGGGCTCAAAATTCACAGCCTCGCAGCCGAGCCAACGGAGCCAGTTTTCCAGGCCGCAGCGGCGGCGAGTGTGCCCCTGATTCGCATCTGTGTGCCTGTCCCGGCAGGTAAAAATTATCTGGATGCGGAAGCAGATGCGAAGCGGGAGTTTTCGATGCTTGCTCCGCTTTTGGCCAAACATGGCGTGACGATCGGCGTGCAGAATCACTGCGACCGCTGGGTTTCACATTCGATGGGGCTCCTGCGCTTGATTGAGGATTTTTCCCCGGAGCATTTCGCCGCCGTGTGGGATGCCGCTCACAACGCCCTCAATGGCGAAGATCCGGACCTCGGCCTGGACATTGTCTGGTCGCGCCTGCGGATGGTGAACCTGAAAAACGCCTACCGGAAACGCATATCTCCGCCCGAGGCCGAGGTGGCGGCATGGAAGATTTACTGGACCTCGGGCCGGCAAGGCGCGGCTTCATGGCCACGCGTGGCCCGTGAACTGGCGATCCGCGGTTATCAGGGGCCGGTTTGCCTGACTGCCGAATACAGTGACGAAAGCGCGGTAGACCGGTTGATCGCCGAGGACATCCGTTTCGCCCGGGAGGTTTTTGCCGAGAAATATGCCGAAGCCACTTCAAACCAAAAGCCCCGCTGA
- a CDS encoding LacI family transcriptional regulator, which yields MATNPESSPTIRDLAARLGVSHTTVSLALRNHASIPPRTRRRVQAMARKLGYRSNLLVSALLSQVRRGRLRSEGEVVAFLTALPADEWLALPSVTAGLAQAGKRATQLGLRTEIFYMGPRGENSAQVARVLENRGYRALLLAPLPTHMLPLKIDWERFAVVALGYSFSQADPHRVVNAHFNGIVTCYQKLRERGCRRIGLVLRRDDDDRARHYWLSGFLGASRVHGGEALPPLLTDFEMDRDEFYRWFDHARPDAIISMSRDVLLGWLARRNIAVPAQVRYACLDVLNGSARPLAGIRQSWGEIFSTGIEFLAGQLSRNEIGLPAVPRVTLIDGVWMDGPTA from the coding sequence ATGGCCACCAATCCCGAATCATCGCCCACGATCCGTGACCTCGCTGCCCGCCTCGGCGTGAGTCACACGACGGTGTCGCTGGCGTTGCGCAACCACGCGAGCATCCCGCCGCGCACCCGCAGGCGCGTGCAGGCGATGGCGCGCAAGCTGGGATACCGGAGCAACCTCCTGGTGAGCGCGCTGCTTTCGCAGGTGCGGCGCGGGCGGTTGCGGAGCGAGGGCGAAGTGGTGGCATTCCTCACCGCGCTGCCGGCCGACGAGTGGCTGGCCCTGCCGAGCGTGACCGCGGGACTGGCCCAGGCGGGCAAGCGCGCGACGCAACTGGGGCTGCGCACGGAGATCTTTTACATGGGGCCGCGCGGTGAAAATTCGGCGCAGGTGGCGCGCGTGCTGGAAAACCGGGGTTACCGCGCGCTGCTGCTAGCCCCGCTGCCCACGCACATGCTGCCGTTGAAGATCGACTGGGAACGGTTCGCGGTCGTGGCGCTGGGGTATTCATTTTCGCAGGCCGACCCGCACCGGGTGGTCAACGCGCATTTCAACGGCATCGTCACCTGTTACCAGAAGCTGCGCGAACGCGGTTGCCGGCGGATCGGCCTGGTGCTGCGACGCGATGACGACGACCGGGCGCGGCATTACTGGCTGTCGGGGTTTCTCGGGGCGTCGAGGGTGCACGGCGGCGAGGCGCTGCCGCCGTTGTTGACGGATTTCGAGATGGACCGGGACGAATTTTACCGGTGGTTCGACCATGCCCGCCCGGATGCCATCATCAGCATGAGCCGTGATGTGCTGCTCGGCTGGCTGGCGCGCCGAAACATCGCGGTGCCGGCGCAGGTGCGCTATGCCTGCCTCGATGTTCTCAACGGCTCGGCGCGCCCCCTGGCCGGCATCCGGCAGTCGTGGGGCGAGATTTTTTCGACCGGGATCGAGTTCCTCGCCGGGCAACTCTCACGCAACGAAATCGGCCTGCCCGCCGTGCCCAGGGTCACGCTCATCGACGGCGTGTGGATGGACGGACCGACCGCCTAG
- a CDS encoding alpha-1,2-mannosidase, translating to MIRLLVAVLLVFASATAPVLARPTGPAAPDLQALVDDAAARGASQLVLPAGEHRLASALQLRNLSNLVIDGDGTRLVFTSLKDGGIAISDTQNLTLRGIIVDFDPLPFTQGVIDNIDTAAGTLTWTVHDGYPDLTPVYLSHRAHVFDASTREWKRGAPDLYASSARALTPRRGQLSFSPDRRWQLETLAAGDYLVQDVRRGRGIRIDRSRDITLDHVTIHSAPGLALTLRFMDGQNRFSRITIAPGPLPAGATVPRLLSTSADGFNYAYARTGPVLENCDFSRMGDDSVNLHGIAFVVAEADPAARTVNLIRPYGPEGFPSVVRPGDEVHALAQGSFDFTGVARVVSFGIDPAPDAHFRDLAERMFPHVGSIARFTIYRLELDAPLSLATGDFVEIPAIAAPGYTIRQNRFSQHRGRALRLMSSRGLVEDNVIDGIKQAPITLGPEFVGFREAGWVSDVTVRRNTIKNSAFDPVLLRGAAWTPGAISVIWRGETPDAPRPVAARHRDIRIEQNIIENVGGPAIHINQAENVLIKNNRITRANQVPAAGANNPWGLTIAGPVEVDHSENVTIETD from the coding sequence ATGATCCGCCTGCTCGTCGCCGTCCTTCTCGTGTTCGCGTCCGCAACTGCCCCCGTCCTCGCCCGCCCGACCGGGCCAGCCGCGCCCGACCTCCAGGCGCTGGTCGACGACGCGGCGGCGCGCGGCGCCAGCCAACTCGTCCTCCCGGCCGGCGAGCACCGGCTGGCCTCCGCGCTTCAGTTGCGCAATCTCTCCAACCTCGTCATCGACGGCGACGGCACCCGCCTCGTCTTCACCAGCCTGAAGGACGGCGGTATCGCCATATCCGATACCCAAAACCTCACCCTGCGCGGCATTATCGTCGATTTCGATCCGCTACCTTTCACGCAGGGCGTCATCGACAACATCGACACTGCCGCCGGCACGCTCACCTGGACCGTGCATGACGGTTATCCCGATCTCACGCCCGTTTACCTCAGCCACCGCGCCCACGTCTTCGACGCCTCCACCCGCGAATGGAAACGCGGCGCGCCCGATCTCTACGCCTCCTCCGCCCGCGCCCTCACCCCGCGCCGCGGACAACTTTCGTTTTCACCCGACCGGCGCTGGCAGCTCGAAACCCTCGCCGCCGGCGATTACCTCGTGCAGGATGTCCGCCGCGGACGCGGCATCCGCATCGACCGCAGCCGCGACATCACACTCGACCACGTCACGATCCACAGCGCGCCCGGCCTCGCCCTGACGCTCCGTTTCATGGACGGTCAAAACCGCTTCAGCCGCATCACCATCGCGCCCGGTCCTCTCCCGGCCGGAGCCACGGTTCCCCGCCTCCTCTCCACCTCCGCTGACGGTTTCAACTACGCCTACGCCCGCACCGGCCCCGTCCTCGAAAACTGCGATTTTTCCCGCATGGGCGACGATTCCGTCAACCTCCACGGCATCGCCTTTGTCGTCGCCGAAGCCGACCCGGCCGCCCGCACCGTGAACCTCATCCGCCCCTATGGCCCCGAGGGCTTTCCGTCCGTCGTTCGCCCGGGCGACGAGGTCCATGCGCTGGCCCAAGGCAGCTTCGACTTCACCGGCGTCGCCCGCGTCGTCAGTTTCGGGATCGATCCTGCGCCCGACGCGCATTTCCGCGATCTCGCCGAACGCATGTTCCCGCACGTCGGCTCCATCGCCAGGTTTACGATCTACCGCCTCGAGCTCGACGCACCGCTCTCTCTTGCCACCGGTGATTTTGTCGAGATCCCCGCCATCGCCGCGCCCGGCTACACGATCCGCCAGAATCGCTTCAGCCAGCACCGGGGCCGCGCCCTGCGCCTCATGAGTTCCCGCGGGCTTGTCGAGGACAACGTCATCGACGGCATCAAGCAGGCTCCGATCACCCTCGGCCCCGAGTTCGTCGGCTTTCGCGAAGCCGGCTGGGTGAGCGACGTCACCGTCCGCCGCAACACCATAAAAAACTCCGCCTTCGATCCCGTCCTCCTTCGCGGCGCCGCCTGGACGCCCGGCGCCATCTCCGTGATCTGGCGCGGCGAAACCCCCGACGCTCCCCGTCCTGTCGCCGCCCGCCACCGCGACATCCGTATCGAACAAAACATCATCGAGAACGTCGGCGGTCCCGCCATCCACATCAACCAGGCGGAAAACGTCCTGATAAAAAACAACCGCATCACCCGTGCCAACCAGGTGCCCGCCGCCGGCGCCAATAATCCGTGGGGCCTCACCATCGCCGGCCCCGTCGAGGTGGACCATTCCGAAAACGTCACCATCGAAACCGACTGA
- a CDS encoding N-terminal cleavage protein has protein sequence MKTNTRPSPAAVTRRSGFTLIELLTVVAIIGILAAIIIPTVGSVRRSARAIQCKSNMRQLGMAILQYADENRGLSPISKNPNPDYPKETSETISWWQLMQKRLTLRFPTAGVDNLFLCPDAKTTFTVAPRRTYALNLAGADDTDPVTFSRLSAPSQSILLVEAKQNGTEGDSVSVVGVGSITRGEFDWRHKGETMNVAFADGSVRTLRSSTLADGTPSSFETLLRNIRK, from the coding sequence ATGAAGACGAACACCCGTCCCTCCCCGGCAGCCGTCACCCGGCGCTCCGGTTTCACGCTCATCGAACTGCTCACGGTCGTTGCCATCATCGGCATCCTTGCGGCCATCATCATCCCGACGGTCGGTTCGGTCCGCCGCTCCGCCCGCGCGATCCAGTGCAAGTCCAACATGCGCCAGCTCGGCATGGCCATCCTCCAGTATGCCGACGAAAACCGCGGCCTCTCGCCGATTTCCAAAAACCCCAACCCCGATTATCCAAAGGAGACCTCCGAGACCATCAGTTGGTGGCAGCTCATGCAGAAACGCCTGACCCTGCGTTTCCCGACCGCCGGCGTCGACAACCTGTTTCTCTGCCCCGACGCGAAGACAACGTTCACGGTCGCGCCGCGTCGCACCTATGCCCTCAATCTGGCCGGAGCCGACGACACCGATCCGGTTACCTTTTCCCGGCTCTCCGCGCCGTCGCAGTCGATTCTTCTCGTCGAGGCCAAACAGAACGGCACGGAAGGCGACAGCGTCAGCGTCGTCGGCGTCGGCTCGATCACGCGCGGCGAGTTCGACTGGCGTCACAAGGGCGAGACCATGAACGTGGCCTTTGCCGATGGCAGCGTTCGCACGCTCAGAAGCAGTACGCTGGCGGACGGCACGCCCTCCTCTTTCGAAACCCTGCTCCGCAACATCCGGAAGTAA
- a CDS encoding ornithine carbamoyltransferase (catalyzes the formation of L-citrulline from carbamoyl phosphate and L-ornithine in arginine biosynthesis and degradation) gives MKHFLKETDFSPREVAEVFALARDLKQKRGTPATPDILRYQTWALIFSKSSTRTRVSFEVGIHELGGNPLFLNKNDIQLGRGESVEDTARVLSRFVHGLIVRTFDHSEVERLAAAGSIPVINALTDFLHPCQIYTDAFTLAERWAAPGGDLFASLKGRKIAFLGDTACNMANSWILGANLFGMEIALAGPKGFEPSAEFNALLAKEDFGDGRGPGSGRYHFTHDPYEAVKGADVVYTDVWVSMGKEDEAKERIAQMSPYSVDARLFAAAKPDAWFMHCLPAYVGKEVTQEVLDNPRSIIFDQAENRLHTQKAIMATLARG, from the coding sequence ATGAAGCACTTCCTCAAAGAGACGGATTTCTCGCCACGCGAGGTGGCTGAAGTCTTCGCGCTGGCCCGGGACCTCAAGCAGAAGCGCGGCACCCCCGCCACTCCGGATATCCTCCGGTACCAGACGTGGGCGCTCATCTTCTCCAAATCCTCCACCCGCACGCGCGTCTCCTTCGAGGTCGGTATCCACGAGCTGGGCGGCAATCCGCTCTTTCTCAACAAGAACGACATCCAGCTCGGCCGCGGCGAATCCGTCGAGGACACCGCCCGCGTGCTCTCCCGCTTCGTCCACGGCCTGATCGTGCGCACCTTCGATCACTCCGAAGTCGAGCGCCTCGCCGCCGCCGGCTCCATCCCGGTCATCAACGCCCTCACGGATTTCCTGCACCCCTGCCAGATCTACACCGATGCCTTTACGCTGGCCGAACGCTGGGCCGCGCCCGGCGGCGATCTCTTCGCCTCGCTCAAGGGCCGCAAGATCGCCTTCCTCGGCGACACCGCCTGCAACATGGCCAACTCCTGGATTCTCGGCGCCAACCTCTTCGGCATGGAAATCGCGCTCGCCGGCCCGAAAGGCTTCGAACCTTCCGCCGAATTCAACGCCCTGCTCGCGAAGGAGGATTTCGGCGACGGCCGCGGCCCCGGCAGCGGACGGTATCATTTCACGCACGATCCTTACGAAGCCGTGAAGGGCGCCGACGTCGTTTACACGGACGTGTGGGTGAGCATGGGCAAGGAAGACGAGGCGAAGGAACGCATCGCGCAGATGAGCCCGTACAGCGTGGACGCCAGACTTTTCGCCGCCGCCAAACCCGATGCCTGGTTCATGCACTGCCTGCCCGCCTACGTCGGCAAGGAAGTGACGCAGGAGGTCCTGGACAACCCGCGTTCGATCATCTTCGACCAAGCCGAAAACCGCCTGCACACGCAAAAAGCCATCATGGCCACGCTCGCCCGCGGGTGA